The following proteins are encoded in a genomic region of Caldalkalibacillus thermarum:
- a CDS encoding ArsR/SmtB family transcription factor, translating to MVEKDQCEIFCYDEEKVNRLKQRMVTKDIQEMALIFKALADETRMKIAYALSQEDELCVCDVAHIIGSSTATASHHLRLLRHMGLAKYRKEGKLVFYSLDDDHVKQLIRIAHEHSREQKGS from the coding sequence ATGGTTGAAAAAGATCAATGTGAGATCTTTTGTTATGACGAGGAAAAGGTCAATCGTTTGAAACAGCGGATGGTAACAAAAGATATACAAGAGATGGCCCTTATATTTAAGGCACTGGCCGACGAGACGCGGATGAAGATCGCCTATGCTTTAAGCCAGGAAGATGAATTATGTGTCTGTGATGTGGCGCATATTATTGGTTCCTCGACCGCGACAGCCTCCCACCACCTGCGTTTGTTACGTCATATGGGCTTGGCCAAATACCGGAAAGAAGGCAAGTTAGTGTTTTACTCATTAGATGATGACCATGTGAAACAGTTGATCCGGATTGCTCATGAACATAGCCGGGAACAGAAAGGAAGCTAA